In one Agathobacter rectalis ATCC 33656 genomic region, the following are encoded:
- a CDS encoding NUDIX hydrolase encodes MEYFDIVDEQGNPTGQTVERKQAHRNNILHRTAHVWIVRRRGNSIQILLQKRCMEKDSFPGCYDISSAGHIPAGVDYIPSALRELREELGLTIEPKQLIDCGLHRHHADEVFHGERFLDNQISKVFLLWLDVDEADITVQKEEIDSVKWFDYAECKQDVIDGTIPNCIDVAELEMLEPHFIE; translated from the coding sequence ATGGAATATTTTGATATAGTGGACGAGCAGGGAAATCCAACAGGACAGACCGTAGAGCGCAAGCAGGCGCACAGAAACAATATACTTCATAGGACTGCGCATGTCTGGATAGTCAGACGCCGTGGAAATTCCATACAGATACTTTTGCAGAAAAGGTGCATGGAAAAAGACTCCTTTCCGGGCTGCTACGACATATCAAGTGCGGGACACATACCGGCCGGTGTGGACTATATACCGTCTGCGCTCAGAGAGCTTAGGGAGGAGCTGGGCCTGACAATAGAGCCCAAACAGCTTATCGATTGTGGACTGCACAGACACCATGCAGACGAGGTGTTTCACGGAGAAAGATTCCTGGACAACCAGATAAGCAAGGTATTTCTTTTGTGGCTCGATGTGGACGAAGCGGATATCACAGTGCAGAAGGAGGAAATCGACTCTGTAAAGTGGTTTGACTACGCAGAGTGTAAGCAGGACGTGATAGACGGCACGATTCCAAACTGCATAGATGTGGCTGAGCTTGAGATGCTTGAGCCACACTTTATAGAATGA
- the metG gene encoding methionine--tRNA ligase, whose product MTTAIAYTSGKPHIGNTYEIILADAIARYKRAEGYDVYFQTGTDEHGQKIQEKAEAAGISPKEYVDQISGEVKRIWDLVNSSYDNFVRTTDEDHEKCVKKIFKKLYDQGDIYKGSYEGLYCTPCESFWTESQLVDGKCPDCGREVQPAKEEAYFFKMSKYADRLIDYINTHPDFIQPVSRKNEMMNNFLLPGLQDLCVSRTSFSWGIPVDFDPKHVVYVWLDALTNYITKIGYDPDGSSELFKKNWPADLHLIGKDIVRFHTIYWPIFLMALDLPLPKQVFGHPWLLQGGDKMSKSKGNVIYADDMVRLFGVDATRYFVLHEMPFENDGIITWDLVIERFNSDLANILGNLVNRTVSMSNKYFDGIVKSTGATGDADQTAIDADLKAVVTGTRDKVAKKMEGLRVADAITEVFALFRRCNKYIDETTPWVLAKDEAQQDRLAEVLYNLTESITIGASLLHSFLPETAEKIVAQLNTTLREFDDLDKFGLYESGTKVTDKPEILFGRLKAEDVMPEVEKIQAVQKAEFEAEQAKLAAVEGKAACGCGAGENAADGADLEPMDVEAKEEITFDDFEKLQFQVGEIIKCEAVAKSKKLLCSQVKIGNQTKQIVSGIRKYYSPEEMVGKKVMVLVNLKPAKLAGVLSEGMLLCAEDAEGNLALLTPEKPMPAGAPIE is encoded by the coding sequence ATGACAACAGCCATTGCGTACACATCAGGCAAGCCTCATATTGGAAACACATATGAGATCATCCTTGCAGACGCAATCGCCAGATACAAGAGAGCAGAGGGATACGACGTATATTTCCAGACAGGAACAGATGAGCACGGACAGAAAATCCAGGAAAAGGCTGAGGCAGCCGGAATTTCACCGAAGGAGTATGTAGATCAGATTTCAGGTGAGGTAAAGAGAATCTGGGATCTGGTAAATTCATCATATGACAATTTTGTCCGCACAACAGATGAGGACCATGAGAAATGTGTAAAGAAAATCTTCAAGAAGCTTTACGATCAGGGCGACATCTACAAGGGCTCATACGAGGGACTTTACTGTACACCATGTGAGTCATTCTGGACAGAGTCACAGCTCGTGGACGGAAAATGCCCGGACTGCGGACGTGAGGTACAGCCTGCAAAGGAGGAGGCATACTTCTTCAAGATGAGCAAATATGCAGACAGACTCATCGACTATATCAACACACACCCTGATTTCATCCAGCCGGTTTCAAGGAAAAACGAGATGATGAACAACTTCCTGCTTCCGGGACTTCAGGATCTTTGCGTATCAAGAACATCATTCAGCTGGGGAATTCCGGTAGATTTCGATCCAAAGCATGTAGTGTATGTATGGCTTGATGCCCTCACAAACTATATTACAAAAATCGGTTACGATCCTGACGGATCATCAGAGCTTTTCAAGAAAAACTGGCCTGCAGATCTGCACCTTATCGGAAAAGATATCGTGCGTTTCCACACTATTTACTGGCCTATTTTCCTTATGGCACTTGACCTTCCGCTTCCAAAGCAGGTATTCGGACATCCATGGCTGCTTCAGGGCGGTGACAAGATGAGTAAGTCAAAAGGAAACGTTATCTACGCAGACGATATGGTCAGGCTTTTCGGCGTGGATGCCACACGTTACTTTGTGCTTCATGAGATGCCATTCGAGAACGACGGAATCATCACATGGGATCTTGTAATCGAGAGATTCAACTCAGACCTTGCAAACATACTTGGAAACCTTGTAAACAGAACAGTTTCCATGAGCAATAAGTATTTTGACGGCATCGTAAAGAGCACAGGCGCAACAGGCGATGCAGATCAGACTGCCATTGACGCAGATCTTAAGGCTGTTGTTACCGGCACAAGAGATAAAGTGGCAAAGAAAATGGAAGGACTTCGTGTGGCAGATGCCATCACAGAGGTATTCGCACTTTTCCGCCGCTGCAACAAATACATCGACGAGACAACACCTTGGGTGCTTGCAAAGGACGAGGCACAGCAGGATCGTCTTGCTGAGGTGCTTTACAACCTCACAGAGTCTATCACAATCGGAGCAAGCCTGCTTCATTCATTCCTGCCTGAGACAGCAGAAAAGATTGTGGCACAGCTTAACACAACACTCCGTGAGTTCGATGACCTTGACAAATTTGGTCTTTATGAGAGCGGCACAAAGGTTACAGACAAACCTGAGATCCTCTTCGGCAGATTAAAGGCAGAGGATGTGATGCCTGAGGTAGAGAAAATCCAGGCGGTACAGAAAGCAGAGTTTGAGGCTGAGCAGGCTAAGCTTGCTGCAGTTGAGGGTAAGGCAGCATGTGGCTGTGGTGCAGGTGAAAATGCCGCAGATGGTGCAGACCTTGAGCCGATGGATGTGGAAGCAAAGGAAGAAATCACATTTGATGATTTCGAAAAGCTTCAGTTCCAGGTTGGTGAAATCATAAAATGTGAGGCAGTTGCGAAGTCAAAGAAGCTTCTCTGCTCACAGGTAAAGATTGGAAACCAGACAAAGCAGATAGTATCAGGTATCAGAAAGTACTATTCTCCTGAGGAGATGGTAGGCAAGAAGGTAATGGTTCTCGTAAACTTAAAACCGGCTAAGCTCGCAGGTGTTTTATCAGAGGGAATGCTTCTGTGCGCAGAGGATGCAGAGGGCAATCTCGCACTCCTGACACCGGAGAAGCCAATGCCGGCAGGAGCACCTATTGAGTGA
- a CDS encoding DUF5028 domain-containing protein: protein MRVRKRVLIICGLILLILYTARVIVVNKNADRVPVYIYDVGETVDFRNDYVDTVEECIDGYAVQVLGYEVVDTRELYERYNMGQADEATVKNTPFYCLLKVRIYNKDCDLGEEGGLMLDRYSLMGDNYMALVSENVFCTMYPDMPGTSFSLRKGTSMEFELPYPITRTEGCTKEDMQKKAPMLEISEFPNRKLLKAG from the coding sequence ATGCGGGTGAGAAAAAGAGTGCTTATTATTTGCGGGTTAATTTTGCTTATTCTGTATACAGCTCGTGTAATTGTGGTTAATAAAAATGCTGATAGAGTGCCGGTATACATATATGATGTGGGAGAAACTGTAGATTTTAGAAATGATTATGTGGATACTGTTGAAGAGTGTATCGACGGATATGCTGTACAGGTTCTGGGCTATGAGGTAGTAGATACAAGAGAACTTTATGAGCGTTATAATATGGGGCAGGCAGATGAAGCAACAGTAAAAAATACTCCATTTTATTGTCTGTTAAAGGTTCGTATCTATAATAAAGACTGCGACCTTGGAGAGGAAGGCGGGCTGATGCTGGATCGCTATAGTCTTATGGGCGATAATTATATGGCACTTGTGAGTGAGAATGTTTTTTGCACAATGTACCCTGATATGCCGGGAACATCGTTTTCACTTAGAAAGGGAACAAGCATGGAATTTGAGCTGCCTTATCCTATTACAAGGACTGAGGGCTGTACAAAAGAGGATATGCAGAAAAAAGCACCAATGCTGGAAATCTCTGAGTTTCCAAATAGAAAGCTATTGAAAGCAGGGTGA
- a CDS encoding ABC transporter ATP-binding protein: MAHIEVEKLCKTINKSIVLEDINLDMSSGKVYGFQGINGSGKTMLMRALIGLIRPTSGKVCIDGKELGKDIDFPESIGFLLENPAFLDMYSGEDNLKLLAKVDGNVDKKSVENEIRGLIDDVGLGQAGRKKYKKYSLGMKQRLGIAAAVLGNPDIVVLDEPTNALDDDGKEMVKSVVRKQKERGALVIISCHDMQTLEELSDEIVKLKEGRICG; the protein is encoded by the coding sequence ATGGCACATATAGAGGTAGAAAAGCTTTGTAAAACAATCAATAAAAGTATAGTGCTTGAGGATATAAATCTGGATATGTCATCAGGAAAAGTATATGGATTTCAGGGAATAAACGGCTCGGGAAAGACAATGCTTATGAGAGCACTTATCGGATTGATCCGTCCAACGAGTGGCAAGGTGTGTATTGATGGCAAAGAACTTGGAAAAGATATAGATTTTCCGGAGAGTATTGGATTTTTACTGGAAAATCCTGCATTTTTGGATATGTATTCCGGAGAGGATAATTTAAAGCTTCTTGCAAAAGTGGATGGTAATGTGGATAAAAAGAGCGTGGAGAATGAAATACGTGGATTAATTGATGATGTAGGACTGGGGCAGGCGGGAAGGAAAAAATATAAAAAGTATTCACTTGGAATGAAACAGAGACTGGGGATTGCGGCAGCAGTTCTTGGAAATCCCGATATCGTAGTATTAGACGAGCCGACAAATGCCCTGGATGATGATGGAAAGGAAATGGTTAAATCAGTTGTTAGAAAACAGAAAGAGCGGGGAGCACTTGTGATCATTTCATGCCATGATATGCAGACATTGGAGGAATTATCTGATGAAATTGTAAAACTTAAGGAGGGCAGGATATGCGGGTGA
- a CDS encoding DUF5027 family lipoprotein yields the protein MDKRKIFTAIMAISMLITTFSGCSSNQKQSYVNLGKGDESDRPEVEDIVIDNESDIYNIGDEIQVKNVDYGTNREYVAKSYIVNSVKIYDTAAEIDGVQDKLIETDYYMGADPEKPAILKKDEVACGKLLLCDISVKNIEDEICTVGDISLVYEINGACQLLGYPIYFSNAKDNEHGIYDYTLVQGQSLDAQIGFCVDPALLQIDNMDLSKLYLSVNFNGDEENRQFIDLRLE from the coding sequence ATGGATAAGAGAAAAATATTCACTGCAATCATGGCAATTTCAATGCTTATAACCACATTTTCAGGCTGCTCGTCAAATCAAAAACAAAGCTACGTCAACCTGGGTAAAGGTGATGAAAGCGATAGACCTGAGGTTGAGGATATAGTGATAGATAATGAAAGTGATATTTATAATATTGGAGATGAAATTCAGGTGAAAAACGTGGATTACGGCACAAATAGAGAATACGTTGCCAAAAGTTATATTGTAAATAGTGTAAAAATATATGATACTGCGGCTGAAATTGATGGTGTGCAGGATAAACTTATAGAAACCGATTATTATATGGGAGCTGATCCCGAAAAGCCTGCGATACTGAAAAAGGATGAGGTGGCCTGCGGAAAGCTTCTGCTTTGCGATATATCTGTAAAAAATATCGAGGATGAAATATGCACTGTTGGGGATATTTCCCTGGTATATGAAATTAATGGTGCCTGTCAGCTTTTAGGGTATCCGATTTATTTTTCAAATGCAAAGGACAATGAGCATGGGATATATGATTATACACTGGTGCAGGGGCAGTCGCTTGATGCTCAGATAGGATTTTGTGTAGATCCGGCATTGCTGCAGATTGATAATATGGACTTAAGCAAGCTTTATCTGTCGGTAAACTTTAATGGTGATGAAGAGAACAGGCAGTTTATAGATCTCAGATTGGAGTAG
- a CDS encoding DUF2712 domain-containing protein, with translation MKKTIMALFMSGIIMTTGIPVLANNCRDTYLPSKVVSFSYSTSAYTELRDKTDASSHYIYNQSGFDLWVQSLTSGDINKTVNGRAIIPSGTQRRIRNTIKESGYLQCKLGITSAKSGVSGRVSGKWSPDCAGTYQAAN, from the coding sequence ATGAAAAAAACAATAATGGCTTTATTCATGTCTGGAATAATAATGACAACGGGAATTCCTGTACTTGCGAATAATTGTCGTGATACCTACTTGCCTAGTAAAGTTGTTTCATTTAGCTATAGTACGTCTGCATATACAGAGCTAAGAGATAAGACTGATGCATCGTCACACTATATATATAATCAATCGGGATTTGATTTATGGGTGCAGTCTTTAACATCTGGAGATATCAACAAAACAGTTAATGGACGTGCAATTATTCCTAGTGGAACGCAAAGAAGAATAAGGAATACAATAAAAGAATCTGGATATTTACAGTGTAAACTTGGAATCACATCGGCAAAGTCTGGGGTTAGCGGAAGAGTAAGTGGAAAATGGAGTCCTGATTGTGCAGGGACATATCAGGCTGCTAATTAG
- a CDS encoding cyclic lactone autoinducer peptide, protein MKEHKKSQTKEKNLLCRLAEIVAPQALEFCWGLYYQPKEPDKMREFVAASKRNDI, encoded by the coding sequence TTGAAAGAACATAAGAAAAGTCAGACCAAAGAAAAGAATTTGTTATGCCGGTTAGCAGAAATCGTTGCACCGCAGGCATTAGAATTTTGCTGGGGGCTTTATTATCAGCCTAAGGAGCCTGACAAGATGAGAGAATTTGTAGCAGCAAGTAAAAGAAATGATATTTAG
- a CDS encoding accessory gene regulator B family protein: MKSIGKCLSEKYVLNGIIESHFSDAYAYIFDYMFNFILYNLSLLTLGFLFHHPIAVTIYIIITGSLRAVTGGYHCKTRISCYILSYTVFSIYLLTIATIPMISAYILIPIYIICWILILVVSPVDTPNKVFSKSAKKTARKKTYIIFFFNSIFTILSLLLHWNKGLIFIDLSLIICATGLYTGYISNIRRHHES, encoded by the coding sequence ATGAAATCTATTGGAAAATGCTTATCCGAAAAATATGTTTTAAATGGAATTATTGAATCTCATTTTAGTGATGCATATGCTTATATTTTTGACTACATGTTTAATTTCATATTATACAATTTATCACTATTAACTTTAGGTTTTTTATTTCACCATCCGATAGCCGTTACAATATATATTATCATTACAGGATCTTTACGTGCTGTAACCGGTGGGTATCATTGCAAAACACGTATTTCATGCTATATACTATCATATACTGTATTTTCTATATATCTTTTAACTATTGCCACTATACCTATGATTTCTGCATATATCTTGATACCCATATATATTATTTGCTGGATTTTAATATTAGTGGTTTCACCTGTTGACACACCTAACAAAGTATTTAGTAAGTCAGCTAAAAAGACAGCCCGGAAAAAAACCTATATTATTTTTTTCTTCAATTCCATATTTACAATTCTGTCACTTTTGTTACACTGGAATAAAGGTTTAATTTTTATTGATTTAAGTCTCATAATATGCGCAACAGGTCTTTATACCGGATATATTTCAAATATAAGGAGGCATCATGAATCTTAA
- a CDS encoding LytR/AlgR family response regulator transcription factor, which produces MNLNIAICDDDTNDIAIMKKNILQYTIETDNNIVVSSYFSASDILSDYKNHLYQIVLLDIEMPDINGMELARQLRDMDDDLLIIFTTSYPEYMHESFEVQPFQFITKPVDYTAIYKLFNNIIKKLYRNSKSIVIIDTDGEKNFVPLSDLLYISSMKENKLHLRYQLTDRALISKGTLSEAEKRLSSHGFVSPSRGFLVNLHQIRSITSTRLLLNNGFELPISRRRSKELQNIYSQHIINIL; this is translated from the coding sequence ATGAATCTTAATATAGCAATATGCGACGATGATACAAACGATATCGCAATAATGAAAAAGAATATTTTACAATACACAATAGAAACTGATAACAACATTGTCGTATCATCTTATTTTTCAGCGAGTGATATACTTTCAGACTACAAGAATCATCTCTATCAGATAGTACTTCTGGATATAGAAATGCCAGACATAAATGGTATGGAACTTGCCAGACAACTCCGGGATATGGATGATGATCTGCTCATTATATTTACAACATCCTATCCGGAATATATGCACGAAAGCTTTGAAGTCCAGCCATTTCAATTCATAACAAAACCGGTCGACTATACAGCTATATACAAGCTTTTTAACAATATTATCAAAAAATTATATCGAAACTCAAAAAGTATCGTTATAATTGATACTGATGGTGAAAAAAATTTTGTACCTTTAAGCGATCTTCTTTATATTTCATCAATGAAAGAAAATAAGTTACATCTCAGATATCAACTTACTGACAGAGCATTGATATCCAAAGGCACTTTATCCGAAGCAGAAAAACGACTTTCTTCTCACGGATTTGTTTCACCTTCAAGAGGATTTCTGGTAAATTTACACCAGATCAGATCAATTACTTCCACGCGGCTTTTACTGAATAACGGCTTTGAACTTCCAATCAGCCGGAGAAGATCCAAGGAATTACAAAATATCTACTCTCAGCACATTATTAATATATTATAA
- a CDS encoding sensor histidine kinase, which yields MFINIMNYILFYNVLENEELRFQLTIQKEQIEFQRNKYEQLGAAYKNIRSFMHDTKKHLFYIENCVTEKKYDDIIPYSKEIMHDLESRYCTINTGNLVIDAFVSNLLLQTKAQGITLHTNLKFDKATIPVNDYHLTIILGNLLDNALNACRGQIGANIKVAVRTVDGTFTIHVANTYVIADPDKAPDDFEKIDFIHGYGLKNVKDSAEACGGFCVIHHENDVYSATVIIPILNP from the coding sequence TTGTTTATAAATATTATGAACTATATATTGTTTTACAACGTCCTCGAAAACGAAGAGCTCCGCTTTCAGCTTACCATCCAAAAAGAACAGATTGAATTTCAGCGCAACAAATACGAGCAACTGGGTGCTGCCTACAAAAATATACGTAGCTTTATGCACGACACCAAAAAGCATCTGTTTTATATTGAAAATTGTGTTACTGAGAAAAAATATGACGATATAATCCCTTATTCTAAAGAGATTATGCACGACCTCGAATCACGCTATTGTACTATTAATACAGGAAATCTCGTTATAGATGCCTTTGTAAGCAACCTGCTGCTTCAGACAAAAGCCCAAGGTATCACTCTGCACACCAATCTGAAATTTGACAAAGCCACTATTCCTGTCAATGATTATCACCTGACTATCATTCTCGGAAATCTGCTTGATAATGCGCTTAATGCCTGCCGTGGACAAATCGGAGCAAATATCAAGGTTGCGGTAAGAACTGTAGACGGCACCTTTACCATACACGTTGCAAACACATATGTGATTGCAGATCCTGACAAGGCACCTGATGATTTTGAAAAAATAGATTTTATTCACGGATATGGTCTGAAAAATGTAAAGGACTCAGCCGAGGCATGCGGTGGTTTCTGCGTGATCCATCATGAAAATGATGTATACTCTGCCACTGTTATAATACCTATTCTGAATCCTTGA
- a CDS encoding HD domain-containing protein: protein MTYDEIKKNKEVCECLKKGNENLGVLGFTDHSVAHCTMVAKRAAYILKKFGYSESDIEMVKIAGFMHDIGNVVNRSRHAEYGAILANEILKETDMSLKDRITVVSAIGHHDESTGGATDPISAALIIADKTDVRRNRVRNKAKENFDIHDRVNYAVTDAALKINMDKKVIALNLQIDTKICSMYEYFEIFLGRMMMCRGAAEVLGATFKLTANGSKVL, encoded by the coding sequence TTGACATACGATGAGATAAAAAAGAATAAGGAGGTCTGTGAATGTTTAAAGAAAGGGAATGAAAACCTTGGAGTATTGGGCTTTACAGACCATTCGGTAGCTCATTGCACAATGGTAGCCAAAAGAGCAGCATATATATTAAAGAAATTCGGCTACAGCGAATCTGATATTGAAATGGTAAAAATCGCGGGATTTATGCATGATATCGGAAATGTGGTAAACAGAAGCCGTCATGCGGAATATGGTGCAATACTGGCAAACGAGATACTCAAAGAAACAGATATGAGTCTGAAGGATAGGATAACGGTTGTGTCTGCGATAGGACATCATGATGAGTCAACCGGAGGGGCAACGGATCCTATTTCAGCAGCACTCATCATAGCAGATAAAACCGATGTGCGCAGAAACCGTGTAAGGAACAAGGCAAAAGAAAATTTTGATATACACGACAGGGTAAATTATGCAGTAACAGATGCAGCTCTTAAAATAAATATGGATAAAAAAGTCATAGCGCTTAATCTGCAGATTGATACGAAAATCTGCTCTATGTATGAGTATTTTGAAATTTTCCTGGGTCGAATGATGATGTGTCGTGGCGCAGCGGAGGTGCTAGGTGCAACTTTTAAGCTTACGGCAAATGGTTCAAAGGTGTTGTAG
- a CDS encoding calcium/sodium antiporter, producing MENFINNAPFIVVLLCLIVGFVFLVKGADMFVEGSSSVAKRFKVPSLIIGLTIVAMGTSLPETAVSVAASIAHNNTLAVSNVTGSNIFNLMVVIGVCALMTPIVVDGASLKRDFPFSMICAILLLVMGTIGMTLGRVDGIILLGCFAGYIFYLIRHTLKQNRQSSDEEVDEIPLISMPKAVIFILIGAVGIAVGGDVVVDSASRIAIDLGMSQTLVGLTIVSIGTSLPELVTSIVAARKNEVDMALGNAVGSCIFNILMVLGIASAISPIAFIQENIIDIIVLVVFSLIVWIMAWTKREIKRGEGIIMLLMYAAYTAYIIIR from the coding sequence ATGGAAAATTTCATCAATAATGCACCGTTTATAGTGGTGCTGCTCTGCCTCATAGTGGGCTTTGTGTTTTTGGTAAAGGGCGCAGACATGTTCGTGGAGGGCAGCTCAAGCGTGGCAAAGCGCTTCAAGGTGCCGTCACTTATCATTGGACTGACAATTGTTGCGATGGGAACTTCGCTTCCTGAAACAGCGGTCAGTGTGGCAGCATCCATAGCACACAACAATACGCTTGCAGTCAGCAACGTGACAGGCTCAAACATATTTAACCTTATGGTAGTAATCGGCGTGTGCGCTTTGATGACACCGATAGTGGTGGATGGAGCATCATTAAAAAGGGATTTCCCATTTTCGATGATATGTGCCATTTTACTTCTTGTCATGGGAACAATCGGCATGACACTCGGCAGAGTGGACGGGATAATACTGCTCGGCTGCTTTGCAGGATATATTTTCTACCTTATCAGACACACATTAAAACAGAACAGGCAGTCATCAGATGAGGAGGTCGATGAGATACCGCTTATCTCAATGCCAAAAGCAGTGATTTTCATCCTGATCGGAGCTGTCGGTATCGCAGTAGGCGGAGATGTCGTAGTAGACAGTGCAAGCCGCATAGCGATTGACCTTGGAATGAGCCAGACACTCGTCGGACTGACCATCGTATCTATCGGAACATCGCTTCCGGAGCTTGTGACATCAATAGTCGCAGCCAGAAAAAACGAGGTCGATATGGCACTCGGAAATGCAGTCGGCTCATGTATTTTCAACATACTCATGGTGCTCGGAATTGCATCAGCCATCAGCCCGATAGCATTCATACAGGAAAATATCATAGATATTATCGTGCTTGTGGTATTTTCACTCATCGTGTGGATTATGGCATGGACAAAGCGTGAGATAAAAAGAGGCGAGGGTATCATCATGCTGCTAATGTATGCAGCATATACAGCGTATATTATTATACGATAG
- a CDS encoding manganese efflux pump MntP family protein, with the protein MVLFIEILLIGVGLSMDAFAVSICKGLGMTKVNRKQALTIGLYFGGFQALMPFIGYMLGIRFEKYITSIDHWIAFILLGFIGGKMVYEAVKEKDDDSVVEKDLALNQGEMLLLAIATSIDALAVGIMFAFTYDSLNIYWAIAIIGLTTFVLSIIGVIVGNFFGNKYKKKSEIAGGIILILIGVKILLEHLGFISF; encoded by the coding sequence ATGGTATTATTTATTGAAATCCTGCTCATAGGAGTAGGTTTGTCAATGGACGCCTTCGCAGTATCCATCTGCAAGGGACTTGGAATGACAAAGGTAAACAGAAAGCAGGCGCTGACAATCGGTCTGTATTTCGGAGGATTTCAGGCGCTCATGCCGTTTATCGGCTATATGCTGGGCATCCGCTTTGAGAAGTACATCACAAGCATTGACCACTGGATAGCATTCATTCTGCTGGGATTCATCGGTGGAAAGATGGTTTATGAGGCAGTAAAGGAAAAGGATGATGACTCTGTCGTGGAAAAAGACCTGGCGCTCAATCAGGGAGAGATGCTTCTGCTTGCAATTGCGACAAGCATCGATGCGCTTGCAGTCGGAATCATGTTTGCATTTACCTATGACAGCTTAAACATCTACTGGGCTATTGCAATCATCGGACTTACAACCTTCGTGCTCTCAATCATCGGAGTCATAGTCGGAAACTTTTTCGGCAATAAATATAAAAAGAAATCAGAGATAGCCGGAGGAATCATTCTCATACTCATAGGTGTGAAGATATTGCTTGAGCACCTGGGGTTTATAAGCTTTTAA
- a CDS encoding PadR family transcriptional regulator gives MLNISSDVIRGYNDTIILYLLLDRPSYGYEISKQIRLISEEKYVIKETTLYSAFTRLEKNGYITSFSSSDNASGKRRTYYQITDAGREYYRMKCEEWKLTLDVVSKFIRF, from the coding sequence ATGCTAAATATAAGCAGCGATGTCATCCGCGGATACAACGATACCATCATACTCTACCTGCTCCTCGACAGACCATCCTACGGCTACGAGATTTCAAAGCAGATAAGGCTAATATCCGAGGAAAAATACGTCATAAAAGAAACAACTCTCTACTCTGCATTTACCCGCCTTGAGAAAAACGGCTATATCACATCATTCTCTTCGAGCGACAATGCAAGCGGCAAAAGGCGGACCTACTATCAGATTACCGATGCCGGCAGAGAATATTACAGGATGAAATGCGAGGAATGGAAACTGACGCTTGATGTAGTAAGCAAATTCATACGATTTTAA